Proteins encoded within one genomic window of Manis pentadactyla isolate mManPen7 chromosome 4, mManPen7.hap1, whole genome shotgun sequence:
- the KCNJ16 gene encoding inward rectifier potassium channel 16 isoform X1 translates to MSYYGSSYPIVNVDPKYPGCPPEHIIAEKRRAGRRLLLKDGSCNVYFKHIFGEWGSYVVDIFTTLVDTKWRHMFVIFSLSYILSWLTFGTIFWLIAFHHGDLLSDPDITPCVDNVHSFTGAFLFSLETQTTIGYGYRCVTEECSVAVLTVILQSILSCIINTFIIGAALAKMATARKRAQTIRFSYFALIGMRDGKLCLMWRIGDFRPNHVVEGTVRAQLLRYTEDSEGRMTMAFKDLKLVNDQIILVTPVTIVHEIDQESPLYALDRKAVAKDNFEILVTFIYTGDSTGTSHQSRSSYVPREILWGHRFNDVLEVKRKYYKVNCLQFEGSVEVYAPFCSAQQLDWKDQQLHNMEKAPPIRGSGTTDPKVRRRSFSAVAIVSSCENLEETTTSAMDECKEAPYQKALLNLNRISVESQM, encoded by the coding sequence ATGAGCTATTACGGCAGCAGCTATCCCATTGTAAACGTGGACCCCAAATACCCAGGCTGTCCCCCAGAGCACATTATAGCTGAGAAGAGAAGAGCAGGAAGACGTCTGCTTCTCAAAGACGGCAGCTGTAACGTGTACTTCAAGCACATTTTTGGAGAATGGGGGAGCTACGTGGTCGATATTTTCACCACCCTTGTGGACACCAAGTGGCGCCATATGTTTGTGATCTTTTCTCTGTCTTATATTCTCTCCTGGTTGACATTTGGCACTATCTTTTGGCTAATAGCCTTTCATCATGGAGATCTGTTAAGTGATCCAGACATCACGCCTTGTGTTGACAACGTCCATTCTTTTACAGGAGCGTTTTTATTCTCTCTTGAGACCCAAACCACCATCGGTTATGGTTACCGCTGTGTCACCGAAGAATGCTCTGTGGCAGTGCTCACGGTGATCCTTCAGTCCATCTTAAGCTGCATCATAAATACCTTCATTATCGGAGCTGCCTTGGCCAAAATGGCAACCGCTCGAAAGAGAGCCCAAACCATTCGGTTTAGCTATTTTGCACTCATAGGCATGAGGGATGGGAAGCTTTGCCTCATGTGGCGCATTGGTGATTTCCGACCAAACCACGTGGTAGAAGGCACAGTGAGGGCCCAGCTTCTCCGCTACACGGAAGATAGCGAGGGGCGGATGACAATGGCATTTAAAGACCTAAAATTAGTCAATGACCAGATCATCCTTGTCACCCCAGTAACTATTGTTCATGAAATCGACCAGGAGAGTCCTCTGTATGCCCTTGACCGAAAAGCAGTAGCCAAAGATAACTTTGAGATTTTGGTGACATTTATCTATACTGGCGATTCCACGGGAACATCCCACCAATCCAGAAGTTCCTATGTTCCCCGAGAAATTCTCTGGGGCCATAGGTTTAACGATGTCTTGGAAGTTAAGAGAAAGTATTACAAAGTGAACTGCTTACAGTTTGAGGGAAGTGTTGAAGTATATGCTCCCTTTTGCAGTGCCCAACAATTAGACTGGAAAGATCAGCAGCTCCACAACATGGAAAAAGCCCCGCCAATCCGGGGATCTGGCACCACAGACCCCAAGGTCAGAAGAAGGTCATTTAGTGCAGTTGCCATTGTCAGCAGCTGCGAAAACCTGGAGGAGACCACCACCTCTGCCATGGATGAGTGTAAGGAAGCACCTTATCAGAAAGCTCTCCTGAATTTAAATAGAATTTCTGTAGAATCTCAAATGTAG
- the KCNJ16 gene encoding inward rectifier potassium channel 16 isoform X2, with the protein MSYYGSSYPIVNVDPKYPGCPPEHIIAEKRRAGRRLLLKDGSCNVYFKHIFGEWGSYVVDIFTTLVDTKWRHMFVIFSLSYILSWLTFGTIFWLIAFHHGDLLSDPDITPCVDNVHSFTGAFLFSLETQTTIGYGYRCVTEECSVAVLTVILQSILSCIINTFIIGAALAKMATARKRAQTIRFSYFALIGMRDGKLCLMWRIGDFRPNHVVEGTVRAQLLRYTEDSEGRMTMAFKDLKLVNDQIILVTPVTIVHEIDQESPLYALDRKAVAKDNFEILVTFIYTGDSTGTSHQSRSSYVPREILWGHRFNDVLEVKRKYYKVNCLQFEGSVEVYAPFCSAQQLDWKDQQLHNMEKAPPIRGSGTTDPKVRRRSFSAVAIVSSCENLEETTTSAMDECTPGL; encoded by the coding sequence ATGAGCTATTACGGCAGCAGCTATCCCATTGTAAACGTGGACCCCAAATACCCAGGCTGTCCCCCAGAGCACATTATAGCTGAGAAGAGAAGAGCAGGAAGACGTCTGCTTCTCAAAGACGGCAGCTGTAACGTGTACTTCAAGCACATTTTTGGAGAATGGGGGAGCTACGTGGTCGATATTTTCACCACCCTTGTGGACACCAAGTGGCGCCATATGTTTGTGATCTTTTCTCTGTCTTATATTCTCTCCTGGTTGACATTTGGCACTATCTTTTGGCTAATAGCCTTTCATCATGGAGATCTGTTAAGTGATCCAGACATCACGCCTTGTGTTGACAACGTCCATTCTTTTACAGGAGCGTTTTTATTCTCTCTTGAGACCCAAACCACCATCGGTTATGGTTACCGCTGTGTCACCGAAGAATGCTCTGTGGCAGTGCTCACGGTGATCCTTCAGTCCATCTTAAGCTGCATCATAAATACCTTCATTATCGGAGCTGCCTTGGCCAAAATGGCAACCGCTCGAAAGAGAGCCCAAACCATTCGGTTTAGCTATTTTGCACTCATAGGCATGAGGGATGGGAAGCTTTGCCTCATGTGGCGCATTGGTGATTTCCGACCAAACCACGTGGTAGAAGGCACAGTGAGGGCCCAGCTTCTCCGCTACACGGAAGATAGCGAGGGGCGGATGACAATGGCATTTAAAGACCTAAAATTAGTCAATGACCAGATCATCCTTGTCACCCCAGTAACTATTGTTCATGAAATCGACCAGGAGAGTCCTCTGTATGCCCTTGACCGAAAAGCAGTAGCCAAAGATAACTTTGAGATTTTGGTGACATTTATCTATACTGGCGATTCCACGGGAACATCCCACCAATCCAGAAGTTCCTATGTTCCCCGAGAAATTCTCTGGGGCCATAGGTTTAACGATGTCTTGGAAGTTAAGAGAAAGTATTACAAAGTGAACTGCTTACAGTTTGAGGGAAGTGTTGAAGTATATGCTCCCTTTTGCAGTGCCCAACAATTAGACTGGAAAGATCAGCAGCTCCACAACATGGAAAAAGCCCCGCCAATCCGGGGATCTGGCACCACAGACCCCAAGGTCAGAAGAAGGTCATTTAGTGCAGTTGCCATTGTCAGCAGCTGCGAAAACCTGGAGGAGACCACCACCTCTGCCATGGATGAGT